In the genome of Aspergillus flavus chromosome 8, complete sequence, one region contains:
- a CDS encoding putative cytoplasmic protein required for cell viability, whose protein sequence is MASEMQNSNPTILNAADLPKRLRPAPSRKPGIFGNGLFASALPFVYASKLPPEGFTSSSESESDDDDLLEEPIDEQEIYDLVSTISDPEHPISLGALAVVSLPDISITPTLPYVPASPLRTVTVLITPTITHCSLATVIGLGVRVRLEQSLPPRFRVDVRIKEGTHSTADEVNKQLADKERVAAALENGTLMGVIAKMLETCQ, encoded by the exons ATGGCATCCGAAATGCAGAACTCGAATCCCACAATATTGAATGCTGCTGATCTTCCAAAACGCTTGCGACCTGCACCGTCTCGCAAGCCCGGTATCTTTGGGAATGGTCTCTTTGCGTCCGCGCTTCCCTTTGTGTATGCGAGTAAATTACCCCCAGAGGGCTTTACGTCGTCATCAGAGTCAgaaagtgatgatgatgatctgtTGGAAGAACCGATAGATGAACAAGAAATCTACG ATCTCGTATCGACTATATCTGACCCGGAGCATCCGATATCGTTGGGAGCTCTAGCGGTTGTGTCTCTTCCTGATATTTCTATTACCCCAACACTCCCATATGTACCGGCTTCGCCTCTACGAACAGTTACTGTCCTCATCACCCCTACTATCACGCACTGTAGCCTCGCCACGGTCATAGGTCTCGGTGTACGTGTTCGGCTTGagcaatctcttcctccccggtTTCGTGTGGATGTACGAATCAAAGAAGGGACACACAGCACTGCTGATGAAGTGAACAAGCAGCTGGCGGACAAAGAACGAGTGGCCGCTGCTTTGGAAAACGGAACACTAATGGGCGTTATCGCGAAGATGTTAGAGACATGCCAGTGA
- a CDS encoding P-loop containing nucleoside triphosphate hydrolase protein, with amino-acid sequence MDDLYDEFGNYIGEAADSDEDGQHDEVKPRAFAFNEAFGEEEDEELYGQQSMEVDEAPSNAVILHEDKQYYPSAQQVYGTEVETLVQEEDAQPLSEPIVAPVQQKKFAIEETELPRVHFSREFMTDLLNFPEQIRNIALVGHLHHGKTAFMDMLVMQTHDLTERLEKRAGKRKEVQLRYTDIHFLERERGLSIKSAPMSLVLQGTKGKSHLFNILDTPGHVNFVDEVAASSRLVDGVVIVVDIVEGVQSNTEQIIKHAVLEGLPLTMVVNKMDRLILELKIPPNDAYFKLKHVIEEVNTVIESVLPGQGEKWRLSPEKGNVAFACASMGWCFTLQSFAGMYAETYPQIETSDFALRLWGDIFFNPTSRKFTRKGVEENSKRTFVKFVLEPIYKLYSHAISESSEDLKRTLASVGIHLKPSQLKSDAKELLNLVCGQFFGPATGFVDMIVQHVPSPVEGAQMKLDRYYTGPLDSKVAAAMTTCDADGPLVVHITKLFTSTDASSFNAFGRIMSGTAQPGQQVRVLGEGYTPEDEEDMVTATISDTWIAETGYNIMTSGVPAGNLVLLGGVDNSIVKTATIVPLKLEDDEDAYIFKPIRHMTESVFKVAVEPVNPSELPKMLDGLRKVNKSYPLISTKVEESGEHVILGTGELYMDCVLHDLRRLFSEMEIKVSDPVTRFCETAVETSAIMCYSITPNKKNKITMIAEPLDDGIAEDIESGKVSIKDPIRKVARFFEDKYDWDKLAARSIWAFGPDELGPNILQDDTLPSQVDKKLLGSVRDSITQGFSWGTREGPLCEEPIRNTKFRLTDVSLADQVIYRGGGQIIPTARRAIYSSFLMASPRLMEPIYSCTMTGPADAVASVYTVLARRRGHVLSDGPIAGTPLYSVRGLIPVIDSFGFETDLRIHTQGQAAVSLVFDKWSVVPGDPLDRDVKIKPLEMAPAMATARDFVLKTRRRKGLAEDVTVSKFLEPELWRGLKESGVLDS; translated from the exons ATGGATGATCTCTACGATGA GTTTGGCAACTACATTGGAGAGGCTGCAGATTCAGATGAAGACGGCCAACACGACGAAGTGAAGCCTCGGGCTTTCGCCTTCAACGAGGCGTttggggaggaagaagatgaagaattaTATGGGCAGCAATCTATGGAGGTGGACG AAGCCCCCTCAAATGCCGTCATTCTACACGAAGACAAACAATACTACCCTAGCGCACAACAGGTCTACGGGACAGAGGTAGAGACATtagttcaagaagaagacgcaCAGCCTCTCTCCGAGCCTATCGTTGCCCCCGTACAGCAAAAGAAGTTCGCCATTGAAGAGACTGAGCTCCCCCGGGTTCACTTTTCAAGGGAATTCATGACTGATCTTCTGAATTTTCCTGAACAAATAAGGAACATTGCGCTTGTCGGTCATTTACATCATGGGAAGACCGCGTTCATGGATATGCTTGTTATGCAGACGCATGATTTGACTGAACGGCTAGAGAAGCGAGCAGGtaaaagaaaggaagtaCAGCTTCGTTATACCGATATTCACTTTCTAGAGAGAGAGCGAGGCCTTTCTATTAAATCAGCTCCTATGAGCCTAGTTCTTCAGGGCACTAAGGGGAAGTCTCATTTGTTCAACATTCTTGATACCCCGGGGCATGTGAATTTTGTTGATGAAGTAGCTGCCTCATCACGACTGGTTGATGGCGTGGTGATAGTCGTTGATATTGTGGAAGGAGTACAATCGAATACGGAGCAAATCATCAAGCACGCTGTGCTAGAGGGCCTTCCGTTGACCATGGTTGTGAACAAAATGGATCGGCTGATCCTCGAACTGAAGATACCACCCAACGACGCCTATTTCAAGCTCAAGCATGTGATTGAAGAAGTCAACACTGTCATTGAAAGTGTCTTGCCTGGACAAGGCGAAAAATGGCGACTAAGCCCAGAAAAGGGCAACGTCGCGTTTGCGTGCGCTTCAATGGGATGGTGTTTCACCCTTCAATCATTTGCTGGGATGTATGCCGAGACTTACCCTCAAATTGAGACCTCGGATTTTGCTCTGCGTCTTTGGGGCGATATCTTTTTCAACCCAACAAGCCGGAAGTTCACGCGGAAAGGGGTTGAAGAAAATTCTAAGAGAACTTTTGTCAAGTTTGTCCTTGAACCAATATACAAGCTCTATTCTCATGCCATAAGTGAGAGTTCAGAAGACCTGAAACGAACACTCGCAAGTGTCGGCATCCACTTGAAACCATCTCAACTGAAATCAGACGCGAAGGAGCTACTCAACCTGGTTTGCGGACAGTTCTTCGGTCCTGCTACAGGATTTGTAGACATGATAGTACAGCATGTACCCTCTCCAGTTGAGGGCGCGCAGATGAAGCTGGACCGGTACTACACTGGACCCCTCGATTCGAAAGTGGCAGCCGCTATGACTACGTGTGACGCCGATGGTCCTCTCGTTGTCCATATCACGAAACTCTTCACGAGCACAGACGCTTCAAGTTTCAATGCATTTGGAAGAATCATGAGCGGAACTGCACAGCCTGGACAACAAGTTCGAGTGCTGGGTGAGGGTTATACTcctgaagacgaagaggataTGGTGACTGCGACTATCTCGGACACTTGGATTGCTGAGACTGGCTATAACATCATGACCAGTGGTGTTCCGGCCGGAAACTTGGTTCTCTTGGGTGGCGTGGACAATTCAATCGTGAAGACAGCGACTATCGTGCCTCTGAAACttgaggatgacgaagacgCATACATATTTAAACCAATTCGACATATGACCGAGTCTGTTTTTAAGGTCGCTGTTGAGCCTGTTAATCCGTCTGAATTGCCAAAAATGCTTGATGGTCTTCGGAAAGTCAACAAGAGCTATCCTCTGATCTCAACCAAAGTTGAGGAGTCTGGGGAGCACGTCATCTTGGGAACCGGTGAGCTCTATATGGACTGCGTGCTTCATGACTTGCGACGGCTCTTCTCTGAGATGGAGATTAAGGTCTCAGATCCTGTCACCCGCTTTTGTGAAACTGCTGTTGAGACTTCAGCCATTATGTGTTATTCTATCACaccaaacaaaaagaacaagataaCCATGATTGCAGAACCTTTGGACGACGGAATCGCAGAGGACATCGAGAGTGGCAAAGTCAGCATCAAAGACCCAATTCGCAAAGTGGCACGTTTTTTCGAAGACAAGTACGATTGGGATAAACTTGCAGCTAGAAGCATTTGGGCCTTCGGCCCAGACGAACTAGGGCCTAACATATTACAAGATGATACGTTGCCATCCCAGGTTGataagaagcttcttggaAGCGTCAGAGACTCTATCACCCAAGGTTTTAGCTGGGGTACTAGGGAAGGTCCACTTTGTGAAGAGC CAATTCGAAACACAAAATTCAGGCTCACAGACGTCTCCCTTGCCGACCAGGTCATCTACAGAGGCGGTGGTCAAATCATTCCCACTGCGCGACGCGCAATTTATTCATCGTTTCTCATGGCATCTCCTCGCTTGATGGAACCCATTTACTCCTGCACGATGACAGGGCCTGCGGATGCCGTCGCTTCAGTGTATACTGTCCTTGCGCGCAGGAGAGGTCATGTCCTCTCTGATGGGCCCATCGCCGGAACACCGCTTTATTCAGTCCGTGGCTTGATTCCAGTGATAGACTCATTTGGATTCGAGACAGATCTTCGTATTCACACACAAGGCCAAGCTGCAGTTAGTCTTGTCTTCGACAAATGGAGCGTCGTGCCAGGGGACCCGCTAGATCGTGATGTCAAGATAAAACCACTAGAGATGGCCCCTGCAATGGCCACTGCTCGAGACTTCGTGCTAAAGACAAGAAGACGAAAGGGCTTAGCGGAGGATGTCACCGTAAGCAAGTTTTTGGAACCGGAACTCTGGAGAGGCTTGAAGGAGAGTGGCGTTTTGGACTCATGA
- a CDS encoding Thiolase, N-terminal domain-containing protein, protein MSSLPPVYIVSSARTPVGSFLGSLSSLTAPQLGSHAIKAALSKADGIKPSDIQEVFFGNVISANVGQNPARQCALGAGLNESTVCTTVNKVCASGLKAVILGAQTIMTGNADIVVAGGAESMSNAPHYLPNLRVGAKYGNQSLVDGIMKDGLTDAGKQELMGLQAEECAQDHGFSREQQDDYAIRTYEKAQAAQKAGLFDEEIAPIELPGFRGKPGVTVSQDEEPKNLNPDKLRAIKPAFIPGSGTVTAPNSSPLNDGAAAVILVSEAKLKELNLKPVAKILGWGDAAQQPSKFTTAPALAIPKALSHAGVAQDAVDAFEINEAFSVVALANMKLLGLAEDKVNIHGGAVAIGHPIGASGARILTTLLGVLKARKGKIGCAGICNGGGGASAIVVESLV, encoded by the exons ATGTCTTCTCTTCCGCCGGTCTATATTGTTTCCTCTGCCCGCACCCCAGTCGGCTCTTTCTTGGG GTCGCTCTCAAGTCTCACTGCCCCGCAGTTAGGCTCTCATGCTATTAAAG CTGCGCTCAGCAAAGCGGATGGAATCAAGCCGTCTGATATCCAGGAGGTCTTCTTTGGCAATGTCATCTCCGCAAA CGTTGGACAAAATCCTGCTAGACAGTGTGCTCTCGGCGCTGGTCTCAATGAATCAACTGTCTGTACTACGGTTAATAAGGTGTGCGCGTCTGGCTTGAAAGCGGTTATTCTCGGTGCACAGACCATCATGACTGGCAATGCGGATATTGTCGTAGCAGGCGGTGCTGAATCCATGTCTAACGCCCCTCATTACCTTCCAAACCTTCGCGTCGGTGCGAAATACGGCAACCAGAGTCTGGTGGACGGTATTATGAAGGATGGCTTGACAGACGCAGGAAAGCAGGAACTCATGGGCTTGCAAGCCGAGGAGTGTGCTCAGGATCATGGCTTTAGCAGGGAACAACAGGATGATTATGCCATTCGCACTTACGAAAAAGCACAGGCGGCTCAAAAGGCTGGCCTTTTTGACGAAGAAATTGCGCCTATTGAACTTCCTGGCTTTAGGGGCAAGCCAGGTGTGACTGTGTCCCAAGACGAAGAACCAAAGAAT CTTAACCCGGATAAGCTTCGAGCTATCAAGCCTGCATTTATCCCCGGATCCGGCACGGTCACAGCCCCGAATTCCTCACCTCTTAACGacggtgctgctgctgttatCCTCGTCTCAGAAGCTAAACTGAAAGAGCTTAACCTAAAGCCTGTTGCAAAGATTCTTGGCTGGGGAGATGCCGCCCAGCAGCCAAGCAAATTCACAACTGCCCCAGCTCTAGCAATTCCCAAGGCCCTCAGCCATGCAGGTGTGGCTCAGGATGCTGTTGATGCGTTCGAGATTAACGAAGCGTTCAGCGTAGTTGCTCTGGCCAATATGAAACTCCTGGGGTTGGCTGAAGATAAAGTCAACATCCATGGTGGTGCAGTGGCTATCGGTCATCCTATCGGCGCCAGCGGTGCTCGTATCTTGACTACATTGCTCGGTGTATTGAAAGCGAGAAAGGGTAAGATTGGTTGTGCCGGGATTTGTAatggaggaggtggtgctAGCGCTATTGTTGTCGAATCTCTCGTCTGA
- a CDS encoding putative lysosomal cobalamin transporter (Probable lysosomal cobalamin transporter), which translates to MALLQTSLIWAVYAIVVAILAAVASVFIYTYQTPRDRCPSVILTCIVAVTTLLATVLLVPVDVALVSSTINPALGRRQDWATQSEVDRILLCLKIVYYFLYSLDALLCLIVIPFIYFLYEEYDEVASETEQQSFGQRFWAAFKYTVSFLAIVVVLFLVGFFVPVAKDGDGGGLDYFKHLLTENRGERALTFALGLLITIGLCLYVLYTSTGLALFPITLIKEGPSVISPTLKATTAVQLCSNRERQRQLEGRCRGNPGLLSSKDRRELDTLVREERTLIRRQRLADEAHGKHQNWLMQLWLKFGAIFRPFQLLSGVIFSLLALIIWISMLLTTIDKAKNSFCKQRCGYILGHINVFNPINWVFVQSAKIFPVDYVIFTLLVLFLFSSSIVGISAVGIRFLWIRIFQIRKGHTSPQALLLATAMLMLIILALNYSTSMILAPQYATYGPQTFCDRELSFSEKQPDCSRDKHLIRPCSEVADSLAAKQVCTPSVVSTFLNRVTMNFPFFGAIFFWAQFAFLGIYLLVMVTALLHSPKLDERQLDEDAEEAEEESLLANTRGRAETTWEDITSRLRRQNEVDRAGA; encoded by the exons ATGGCGCTCCTACAAACGTCCCTTATTTGGGCTGTATATGCAATTGTGGTAGCTATACTGGCTGCAGTGGCCtctgtatttatttatacttacCAAACCCCTCGGGATCGCTGTCCATCGGTGATATTGACTTGTATCGTTGCTGTCACCACCCTTCTTGCAACTGTTCTTTTGGTACCAGTCGATGTTGCTCTGGTCTCATCTACGATTAATCCGGCTCTGGGTCGGCGACAGGACTGGGCTACTCAGAGTGAAGTAGATAGGATATTATTGTGCTTGAAAATCGTGTATTACTTCCTATACTCTTTGGACGCCCTCCTATGCCTTATTGTGATCCCTTTCATCTATTTCTTGTACGAGGAGTACGACGAAGTGGCATCTGAAACAGAACAACAGTCATTTGGGCAGCGGTTCTGGGCTGCTTTTAAATACACAGTCTCTTTCCTTGCGATAGTGGTTGTGCTGTTTCTCGTTGGATTCTTCGTGCCTGTTGCGAAAGATGGGGATGGTGGCGGTCTGGATTATTTCAAACACCTACTGACTGAAAACC GCGGCGAACGTGCCCTTACATTTGCTCTTGGTTTGCTGATAACGATAGGCCTGTGCTTATATGTTTTATATACTTCCACGGGTCTAGCGCTGTTTCCTATTACCTTAATCAAGGAAGGCCCGTCAGTTATAAGCCCGACATTGAAAGCGACTACAGCTGTGCAGCTGTGTTCTAATCGGGAACGACAGCGCCAGTTAGAAGGTCGCTGCAGAGGAAACCCGGGACTGTTGTCTTCAAAAGACCGTAGAGAGCTGGATACCCTGGTTAGGGAAGAGCGAACGCTTATTCGTCGACAACGCTTAGCGGATGAAGCTCACGGCAAACATCAAAATTGGTTAATGCAATTGTGGCTGAAATTTGGAGCCATATTCCGTCCATTTCAGCTGCTATCCGGTGTTATTTTTTCACTTCTTGCGCTTATTATATGGATATCTATGCTTTTGACGACGATCGATAAGGCCAAGAACTCGTTCTGCAAACAACGATGCGGATACATTCTTGGACATATCAATGTTTTCAACCCCATCAACTGGGTCTTTGTCCAATCCGCCAAAATATTCCCAGTGGACTACGTCATTTTCACCTTGCTTGTCTTATTCCTTTTCAGCAGCTCCATCGTCGGTATTTCTGCAGTTGGGATTCGTTTTCTCTGGATCAGAATCTTCCAAATCCGGAAAGGCCACACATCGCCTCAAGCTCTTCTGTTGGCAACGGCtatgttgatgttgatcatACTAGCTTTGAACTACTCAACATCGATGATACTCGCCCCTCAATACGCAACTTATGGGCCGCAAACTTTCTGTGACCGAGAGCTTAGCTTTTCTGAAAAACAACCGGATTGTTCGCGTGATAAACATCTTATTAGGCCATGCTCTGAGGTGGCAGATAGTTTGGCTGCCAAGCAAGTCTGCACTCCAAGCGTTGTCAGCACATTTCTTAACCGTGTAACGATgaattttcccttttttggtgccattttcttttgggcCCAATTCGCTTTCCTAG GTATCTATCTACTTGTAATGGTCACCGCTCTCTTACACTCTCCGAAATTGGATGAGCGACAGCTCGATGAGGATGCTGAagaggccgaagaagaaagcctACTAGCAAACACTAGAGGACGGGCTGAAACTACCTGGGAGGACATCACTAGTAGGCTGAGAAGGCAGAATGAAGTCGACCGAGCCGGAGCTTAG
- a CDS encoding UV radiation resistance protein and autophagy-related subunit 14-domain-containing protein, which produces MSCHVCSRAPTSRLKYLCPSCARNQLYQLRIENARILLENESLGQQINETVSSTSILEALSERPDSGHLSLKNEGHIAWPIQIIANEKTRSSLRIKLLKSRTENLRLEIKNKKRNISEHKLTLAQRRSDAGSAKYQLAEREAAILSGIHNNAKRTDHLWHSLHSKTAEARIFLCREAAYLYNLQQKVKKRDGEVKEAYTIGGIPIIDLRDMNGKLRSLFRATPSQISTSFSYIAQLLVLVSHYLSLRLPAEITLPHRNYPAPTIYAPSGSYLLREMLPASSTLQPSPSSSTPSRTADPRSCFPRPRPLSIDRSLPKLAREDPGTYALFIEGATLLAWNISWLCRTQGLHITSDSWEEICSIGKHMWQLLVAPPAQTSTLVRAFAGRDVQSKVKITRDPPKTIIQRTKSFPMLGHYSHGTVHSFLAASEGTEYTRTWRLPTPTKVADKLKSSLLGEMASAEWEVLEKKEWDNIPEAPLQSVHESSANREDEKDELNISNIEPSENNCAEPESPKEPVKSNRLKGTSGWTKLRNR; this is translated from the exons ATGAGCTGTCACGTATGCTCCCGTGCTCCAACATCACGACTTAAATATCTTTGCCCTTCCTGTGCCCGCAATCAGCTCTATCAGCTCCGAATCGAAAATGCCAGGATTCTTCTAGAAAATGAGTCCTTAGGACAACAGATCAATGAGACAGTGTCCTCTACAAGTATTCTTGAAGCATTATCGGAACGGCCTGACTCTGGACATCTCAGTCTCAAGAATGAGGGCCACATAGCTTGGCCCATTCAAATCATCGCCAACGAGAAAACCAGATCCTCCTTGAGGATAAAGCTACTTAAAAGTCGAACAGAAAACTTACGGCTAgagatcaagaacaaaaagcGCAACATATCAGAACACAAGCTTACGCTAGCGCAACGTCGCTCGGATGCTGGATCTGCAAAGTATCAACTTGCGGAACGTGAAGCAGCTATCTTATCTGGCATTCATAACAATGCCAAAAGAACGGACCACCTGTGGCATTCATTGCACAGTAAGACGGCTGAGGCTCGGATATTTTTATGCCGTGAAGCCGCCTACCTTTATAATCTACAGCAGAAAGTCAAAAAGAGAGATGGTGAAGTTAAAGAGGCATATACAATTGGTGGCATACCTATCATAGATCTTAGGGACATGAATGGAAAGTTACGATCTCTATTTC GTGCTACACCGTCGCAAATTTCAACGTCATTCTCCTATATTGCTCAACTCCTAGTACTTGTTTCACATTACTTGTCCCTAAGGCTTCCTGCAGAAATCACACTTCCTCACCGGAATTACCCTGCGCCTACCATATACGCACCCTCTGGGTCTTATCTCTTGCGTGAAATGTTACCCGCATCAAGTACGTTGCAGCCCTCGCCTTCTAGTTCAACACCATCACGAACAGCGGATCCGCGGTCTTGCTTTCCCCGACCCCGACCACTCTCCATTGACAGAAGTCTCCCAAAACTAGCCAGGGAAGATCCCGGTACATACGCTCTCTTTATAGAGGGGGCGACGCTATTGGCTTGGAATATTTCCTGGCTTTGCCGGACTCAAGGACTCCATATAACGTCAGATTCTTGGGAAGAGATCTGTAGCATTGGAAAGCATATGTGGCAGCTACTTGTTGCACCCCCGGCACAAACATCAACACTCGTTAGAGCGTTCGCCGGTCGAGACGTACAATCAAAGGTGAAGATTACGAGAGACCCTCCCAAAACAATCATCCAGCGGACAAAGTCATTCCCAATGCTAGGTCATTACTCCCATGGTACTGTGCACTCTTTCCTCGCTGCTTCAGAGGGTACCGAGTACACGCGTACATGGAGGCTTCCAACTCCGACGAAAGTTGCAGACAAATTAAAGTCAAGCTTATTAGGTGAAATGGCCAGTGCGGAATGGGAGgttttggagaagaaggaatgggatAACATACCTGAGGCGCCACTACAATCTGTTCATGAATCCTCAGCCAATCGGGAAGACGAGAAGGatgaattaaatatatcaaacATTGAGCCATCGGAAAACAATTGTGCTGAGCCAGAGTCTCCAAAGGAGCCTGTAAAGTCTAATCGGCTTAAAGGGACAAGCGGTTGGACTAAGCTGAGAAACAGGTAG
- a CDS encoding Fe2+/Zn2+ regulated transporter, translating to MDELTRWQRNDLEKFNIESAVELSAYIPEAVLRAELHRRSGIRDSDNDKPSCGSKDRGVYNTPVHVMALFLILVLSTLACSFPVLARRFPRLPIPRRFLFLSRHFGTGVLIATAFVHLLPTAFVSLTDPCLPRFWSESYRAMAGFVAMVSVFVVVVVEMFFAMKGAGHVHGSEYDHLIGDVGGDTASVYRNEGPEYLQESTENIHLEGMPDGSCTSSLPQSSGHLLSDFTDDGSQSQSANLVARKEDVEVDLEGPDSYDGSRTNAHRNPYSQSELARPSPAISCEHPDTMLTIQNPQRQLLQCLLLEAGILFHSIFIGMALSVATGTSFIVLLVAICFHQTFEGFALGSRIASLIPDLFAPSSMKPWLMSLAYGTTTPIGQAIGLILHNLYDPTSTAGLLMVGITNAISSGLLLFAGLVELLAEDFLSESSYATLHGRKRVEACIAVACGALLMALVGAFA from the exons ATGGATGAACTCACAAGGTGGCAGCGGAATGACTTGGAAAAGTTTA ACATTGAAAGCGCTGTTGAATTGAGTGCATACATACCAGAGGCAGTTCTGCGGGCGGAACTACACCGAAGAAGTGGGATCAGAGACTCTGACAATGATAAGCCATCGTGTGGCTCGAAGGATCGAGGTGTTTACAACACTCCAGTACATGTAATGGCACTGTTCCTCATTCTAGTGCTGAGTACTTTAG CTTGTTCATTCCCTGTACTTGCCCGTCGGTTCCCACGTCTCCCAATACCACggcgttttcttttcctttccaggCATTTTGGGACAGGTGTATTGATAGCTACGGCCTTCGTCCATTTACTCCCTACGGCGTTTGTGTCCCTGACAGatccatgtcttcctcgATTTTGGAGTGAATCATACCGTGCCATGGCTGGTTTTGTCGCCATGGTTTCCGTCtttgttgtggtggtggtagagaTGTTTTTTGCCATGAAAGGAGCAGGCCATGTTCATGGGAGTGAGTACGACCATTTGATTGGTGATGTCGGTGGGGATACTGCAAGCGTCTATCGGAATGAGGGGCCCGAATACCTACAAGAGTCAACAGAGAATATTCACCTTGAGGGCATGCCGGACGGCAGCTGTACAAGTAGCCTGCCGCAATCCTCAGGTCACCTGCTGAGTGACTTTACAGACGACGGCAGTCAATCACAATCCGCAAATCTGGTTGCGCGCAaagaggatgtggaggttGATCTTGAGGGACCAGACTCTTACGATGGCTCACGTACGAATGCTCATCGAAACCCTTACTCACAGTCCGAGTTGGCTCGGCCTTCGCCGGCTATATCGTGTGAACATCCGGACACTATGTTGACTATACAGAATCCGCAACGTCAGTTGCTCCAgtgtcttcttctcgaagccgGAATTCTCTTTCATAGTATTTTTATTGGAATGGCCCTTAGTGTCGCAACAGGGACGTCATTCATTGTACTGCTCGTGGCCATCTGTTTTCATCAGACTTTTGAGGGTTTCGCTCTTGGCTCGCGTATAGCATCGCTGATTCCGGACCTTTTTGCCCCATCCTCGATGAAGCCATGGCTCATGTCACTTGCATATGGGACTACAACGCCCATTGGTCAAGCTATCGGTCTTATTTTACATAACCTATATGATCCAACGAGCACTGCTGGTTTGCTTATGGTTGGTATTACGAATGCGATAAGCAGTGGGCTTCTGCTGTTCGCTGGGCTGGTTGAACTTTTGGCCGAAGATTTTTTGAGTGAGTCAAGCTACGCAACCTTACATGGGCGAAAGCGCGTTGAAGCATGTATAGCAGTTGCCTGCGGGGCTTTGTTAATGGCGTTGGTTGGTGCATTTGCCTAG